One Plasmodium malariae genome assembly, contig: PmUG01_00_1, whole genome shotgun sequence DNA segment encodes these proteins:
- the PmUG01_00010200 gene encoding fam-m protein, whose product MEQKNELLLFIEVASSILLFWICLFNHDANIFNKLLDKNCYPCEKLDTRNCRLLTKYSRDKISDVADFKANILHNREYEKKNMYNNEKGVKGKIQEYNRNSLSKAQFYTEVIDFNNGMFDGKHFHFEKKWIKKKDYEHFLEKKRRMCAVALKKIKFKNYGYIVAMFIIFYLFAIGIPLLGKLDFFKNGWKSLEVGNLWKIMCEFVDGWEKTANGYIFLTLFGVLIVISIILLVTGICKILSNNEKYNKIKLITE is encoded by the exons ATGGAACAGAAAAATGAGTTACTCTTATTTATTGAAGTAGCTTCGtctattcttttattttggaTATGCCTTTTCAACCATGATGCA aacatttttaacaaattgTTGGATAAGAACTGCTATCCCTGTGAAAAATTAGATACAAGAAATTGTAGATTACTAACAAAATATAGTAGGGACAAAATTTCAGATGTTGCAGATTTTAAagcaaatatattacataatagagaatatgaaaaaaaaaatatgtataataatgaaaaaggagTCAAAGGAAAAATACAGGAATATAATAGAAATTCGTTAAGCAAAGCTCAATTCTATACAGAAGTTATTGATTTTAATAATGGAatgtttgatggaaaacatttccattttgaaaaaaaatggattaaaaaaaaagattatgaacattttcttgaaaaaaaaaggagaatgTGTGCTgtagctttaaaaaaaataaaatttaaaaattatggatATATAGTTGCTatgtttatcattttttacttGTTTGCAATAGGAATACCCTTATTAGGAAAATTagattttttcaaaaatggaTGGAAATCGCTTGAAGTTGGTAATTTATGGAAAATTATGTGTGAATTTGTGGATGGGTGGGAAAAAACAGCAAAtggttatatatttttaacattatttgGTGTACTTATAGTTATatcaattattttacttgTAACAGGAATTTGTAAGATCTTaagtaataatgaaaaatataataaaattaaattgattaccgagtaa